One genomic region from Glaciimonas sp. PAMC28666 encodes:
- the rpmB gene encoding 50S ribosomal protein L28, with amino-acid sequence MARVCQVTGKKPMVGNNVSHANNKTKRRFLPNLQNRRIFVESENRWVSLRLSNAGLRVIDKLGIDVVLVDMRARGEKV; translated from the coding sequence ATGGCACGTGTCTGCCAAGTCACCGGGAAGAAGCCGATGGTCGGCAACAATGTTTCCCATGCAAACAACAAGACAAAACGTCGCTTTTTGCCTAACCTGCAAAATCGCCGTATTTTTGTTGAGTCAGAAAACCGCTGGGTCTCCCTGCGCCTTTCCAACGCCGGCTTGCGCGTTATTGACAAACTCGGCATTGATGTCGTTTTAGTCGATATGCGTGCTCGTGGCGAAAAAGTCTAA
- the rpmG gene encoding 50S ribosomal protein L33, producing MAKSGRDKIKLESTAGTGHFYTTTKNKRTTPEKMSIMKFDPKVRKHVEYKETKIK from the coding sequence ATGGCGAAATCAGGCCGCGACAAAATTAAGTTAGAATCGACTGCTGGTACAGGTCACTTCTACACGACTACAAAAAACAAGCGTACAACACCGGAAAAAATGTCGATCATGAAATTCGATCCGAAGGTTCGTAAGCACGTTGAATATAAAGAGACAAAGATCAAGTAA